One Nostoc punctiforme PCC 73102 DNA window includes the following coding sequences:
- a CDS encoding tetratricopeptide repeat protein, producing MPKHVRLISFLMVCSLWSMPKAANAQALIPHTLQLDGTKLEKQGLSLAQEAAQLAQFQQVELALPRARLASQLAPKNDKVWLLLGGLQLQTKEFDGAIASLKKAQSLNPKNGDILFALGSANFQQKNYQAAVVNYQDGLKLKPNDPEGLFDLGNAYYLLGKLPDAIAQYDKAVSQDKKFWPALNNIGLINYEQGNTSEAIKRWQSAVTLDKQAAEPLLALAVALYTQGDASGELRLRQQGLSLGEAALRIDQRYANLNFLKENLWGDRLLSDTKKFLELPRIQAALQQPENSSSAPGKQPTQ from the coding sequence GTGCCTAAACATGTTCGTTTGATTTCTTTTCTAATGGTCTGTAGTTTGTGGAGTATGCCAAAAGCCGCTAACGCGCAGGCATTAATACCCCATACACTGCAACTAGATGGGACAAAGTTAGAGAAGCAGGGGTTGAGTCTGGCACAAGAGGCGGCTCAACTAGCTCAGTTTCAACAGGTTGAATTAGCTTTGCCACGAGCGCGGCTGGCTAGTCAACTGGCTCCGAAGAATGATAAAGTATGGTTGCTTTTAGGTGGATTGCAACTCCAAACCAAAGAGTTTGATGGAGCGATCGCTAGCTTAAAAAAAGCGCAATCTCTCAACCCCAAAAATGGTGATATTTTGTTTGCTTTGGGTTCAGCTAATTTTCAGCAGAAAAATTACCAAGCGGCGGTTGTCAATTACCAAGACGGCTTGAAGTTAAAACCCAACGATCCAGAAGGGTTGTTTGATTTGGGTAATGCTTACTATCTACTGGGTAAATTGCCAGATGCGATCGCACAGTACGATAAAGCAGTCTCTCAAGATAAAAAATTCTGGCCAGCGCTCAACAATATTGGCTTAATCAACTACGAACAGGGTAATACCTCTGAAGCGATTAAGCGATGGCAATCTGCTGTAACCCTTGATAAGCAAGCCGCAGAACCTTTATTGGCTTTGGCAGTGGCACTGTATACGCAAGGCGATGCCTCCGGCGAGCTACGCTTACGCCAACAAGGATTAAGCTTGGGAGAAGCTGCACTCCGCATCGATCAGCGCTATGCTAATTTGAATTTTCTTAAAGAAAATCTCTGGGGCGATCGCCTACTGTCTGATACGAAAAAATTCCTAGAATTACCCCGTATTCAAGCAGCTTTACAGCAACCAGAAAACTCATCATCAGCTCCTGGAAAACAGCCTACTCAATAG
- a CDS encoding TetR/AcrR family transcriptional regulator, protein MARIPKITNQQILEAARQVFLQQGFGASTLEIAQQAGISEASIFKRFSTKEELFFAAMGIPEKPVWVSELESLSGKGDLKENLINICLQIMEFYREVLPQIVMLRSRGNAFPELGGNEPRPIQDFKALTAFLEYEINQNRLRPCDPQTVAHILLGSLMNYVFLEQISSQKSIKTDVISIKSYLNSEDCGTEVSAFIQNFVDIIWQGIAPIQN, encoded by the coding sequence ATGGCTCGTATACCCAAAATCACCAATCAGCAGATATTAGAAGCGGCTCGTCAAGTTTTCCTGCAACAAGGATTTGGTGCTTCAACCTTAGAAATTGCTCAACAGGCAGGTATTTCTGAAGCTTCAATTTTCAAGCGATTCTCAACCAAAGAAGAATTATTTTTTGCGGCGATGGGAATTCCAGAAAAACCCGTGTGGGTGAGCGAGTTGGAATCTCTTAGTGGTAAAGGCGATCTCAAAGAAAACCTAATCAATATTTGCCTCCAGATTATGGAATTTTATCGTGAGGTGCTGCCTCAGATCGTGATGCTGCGATCGCGAGGCAATGCGTTTCCAGAACTTGGAGGTAATGAACCAAGACCCATACAAGATTTCAAAGCACTTACCGCTTTTCTAGAGTATGAAATCAACCAAAATCGCCTTCGCCCTTGCGATCCCCAGACAGTGGCTCATATTTTACTGGGATCGTTGATGAACTATGTTTTTTTAGAGCAGATTTCGTCTCAAAAAAGTATAAAAACAGACGTTATTTCCATAAAAAGTTACTTAAACTCTGAAGATTGTGGTACAGAAGTATCAGCATTTATCCAAAATTTTGTGGACATTATCTGGCAAGGAATTGCGCCAATACAGAATTAA